Genomic DNA from [Chlorobium] sp. 445:
AATTTCAACAGCAACTCTCTCAACATTCGCTTCGCGCCGAACATATTCGCACAGTCATCAAAACTGAGTTCGATGTAGAACTCACACAAAAAGAGTTTGCTGAAACTGATGACTTTCAGATGCACGCCGCACAAGAACGCGCCACACAGCTCAAACAAAAACTGCGCTCGCTCGGACTTGTCAACGAACTGGCACTTCAAGAGTACGAAGAAGAAAAAAAGCGTCTTGATTTTCTTGTCTCTCAGCGCGACGATCTGCTCAAAGCTGAAAGACAATTGCACGACACCATCGCTGAAATCAATAAAACCGCCGCTGAACTCTTCAACACGACTTTTCAAGCGATTCGTCAAAACTTCATCAACATTTTCCGCGAACTCTTCAATGAAGGCGATGAGGCAGACCTGATCTTGGAAGATGCGCCCGACCCACTGGAAGCCAATATCGAGATTATCGCTAAACCAAAGGGCAAACGTCCACAGGCAATCACCTTACTTTCTGGCGGCGAAAAAACCTTGACCGCAACAGCTCTGCTCTTTGCGATTTATCTTGTCAAGCCCAGTCCGTTCTGCATTCTCGATGAAGTCGATGCCCCACTCGACGACGCCAACATCGACCGCTTTGTCAAACTGCTCCAAAAATTTGCAACGGATACACAGTTCATTATTGTTACACACAATAAGCGTACCATGGAAGCTGCGCGCACACTCTATGGCGTTACAATGGAAGAAGAAGGCGTCTCAAAACTTGTTGCCGTACGCTTTAATGATACGCAGACAACCTAATTTTGGCTCACTGCCACATGCACAAACTTGTTTTGTTTGATATTGATGGCACTCTGCTCAAAGTAGAGGGCATTAGTCGCAATGCGCTAATTGATTCACTCCGAAGTGTTTATGGTACTTCAGGTTCTGCACAGACACACGATTTTGCAGGCAAACTCGACAGCGTCATCATCTCTGAAGTGATGCGTGCTGCTGGACTAAGCGATGAAGACATCAAGCGCGGCTTTCAAGCTGTCAAACAAACTTACATTCGACTCTTCAAAGAACGCGTTACGCCTGCACATATTAAAATGATGGTAGGTGTTGTTGAATTGCTCGAATGCCTGCAACGCTATGACGTTAGTCTTGGCTTGCTTACTGGTAACTTTGAGGAATCGGGACGGCACAAAGTCGCCTTGCAAAATCTCAATCACTACTTTCCTTTCGGTGCATTTGCCGATGATGCCGAGACACGCAACGCACTGCCGCCCATCGCCGTCG
This window encodes:
- a CDS encoding hydrolase — protein: MHKLVLFDIDGTLLKVEGISRNALIDSLRSVYGTSGSAQTHDFAGKLDSVIISEVMRAAGLSDEDIKRGFQAVKQTYIRLFKERVTPAHIKMMVGVVELLECLQRYDVSLGLLTGNFEESGRHKVALQNLNHYFPFGAFADDAETRNALPPIAVERAFAYTGKRFKAKEVVIIGDTPHDVNCAKVLDSKAIAVATGFYTESQLQAYSPDYVFANLADTETVLDAILS